A region of Rhodamnia argentea isolate NSW1041297 chromosome 9, ASM2092103v1, whole genome shotgun sequence DNA encodes the following proteins:
- the LOC115726616 gene encoding cation-chloride cotransporter 1 isoform X1: protein MDNGDIESGAEDEFPQQGRRKYRPVVAHDRAVLEMSSMDPGSSSSSSSLPRRDVPLRNIKVGQQANEGPDAKEEGSSPRHADVNGSQKESKLELFGFDSLVNILGLKSMTGEQIPAPSSPRDGEDVSITLGHRKTSDLKLGTMMGVFVPCLQNILGIIYYIRFSWIVGMGGIAESMLLVFFCGLCTFLTAISLSAIATNGAMKGGGPYYLIGRALGPEVGVSIGLCFFLGNAVAGSLYVLGAVETFLKALPAAGIFRETITKVNGTAVAQPIESPSSHDLQIYGIVVTVVLCFIVFGGVKMINRVAPAFLIPVLLSIFCIFVGIFLARKDDPAEGITGLSLSTFRDNWGPEYQKTNNAGIPDPEGKVEWSFNALVGLFFPAVTGIMAGSNRSASLKDTQRSIPIGTLAATLTTTALYLISVLFFGALATREKLLTDRLLTATIAWPLPAIVYIGIILSTLGAALQSLTGAPRLLAAIANDDILPILNYFKVAEGSEPHIATLFTALLCIGCVIIGNLDLITPTITMFFLLCYAGVNLSCFLLDLLDAPSWRPRWKFHHWSLSLLGASLCIVIMFLISWSFTVISLALASLIYYYVSIKGKAGDWGDGFKSAYFQLALRSLRSLGASQVHPKNWYPIPLIFCRPWGKLPENVPCHPKLADFANCMKKKGRGMSIFVSILDGDYHECAEDAKAACKQLDTYIDYKNCEGVAEIVVAPSMSEGFRGIVQTMGLGNLKPNIVVMRYPEIWRRENLTEIPATFVGIINDCIVANKAVVIVKGLDEWPNEYQRQYGTIDLYWIVKDGGLMLLLSQLLLTKESFESCKIQVFCIAEEDSDAEGLKADVKKFLYDLRMQAEVIVVSMKSWDLKVEGGSQNDDSLEAFTQAQGRITDYLNEMKEAAQRDGTSLMADGKPVVVNEQQVEKFLYTTLKLNSTILRYSRMAAVVLVSLPPPPLNHPAYFYMEYMDLLVENVPRLLMVRGYRRDVVTLFT from the exons ATGGACAATGGCGACATCGAGAGCGGCGCCGAGGACGAGTTCCCCCAGCAGGGGCGGAGGAAGTACAGGCCCGTGGTGGCTCACGACCGGGCGGTCCTCGAGATGTCGTCCATGGATCCtggatcttcttcttcctcctcgtctCTTCCCCGCCGCGACGTGCCTCTCAG GAATATTAAAGTTGGCCAACAAGCAAATGAGGGTCCAGATGCAAAGGAAGAAGGGTCATCTCCGAGGCATGCAGATGTTAATGGCTCTCAGAAAGAATCCAAGTTGGAACTGTTTGGTTTTGATTCCCTTGTGAATATTCTTGGTCTGAAGAG TATGACAGGGGAGCAAATTCCAGCACCTTCTAGTCCTAGAGATGGTGAAGATGTTTCCATCACTCTTGGTCATCGAAAG ACTTCGGACCTCAAACTGGGTACAATGATGGGTGTATTTGTCCCGTGCTTGCAGAATATTCTTGGAATTATTTATTATATCCGTTTTTCTTG GATTGTTGGTATGGGGGGCATAGCTGAGTCCATGTTGCTCGTATTCTTTTGTGGCTTGTGTACATTCTTGACTGCAATATCGCTGAGTGCCATTGCTACAAATGGTGCAATGAAG GGTGGGGGACCATACTATCTTATTGGTCGTGCTCTGGGTCCTGAAGTTGGAGTGAGTATTGGCCTATGCTTCTTCCTTGGGAATGCCGTTGCTGGATCTCT ATATGTATTGGGAGCTGTGGAAACTTTTTTAAAAGCCTTGCCAGCTGCTGGAATTTTTAGAG AGACCATCACAAAAGTTAATGGCACAGCAGTTGCACAGCCAATCGAGAGTCCTAGCTCCCATGATCTGCAGATTTATGGGATTGTTGTCACTGTAGTCCTATGTTTTATCGTCTTTGGTGGTGTGAAAATGATCAACCGGGTTGCACCTGCATTCCTAATTCCTGTCTTACTGTCAATTTTCTGCATTTTTGTTGGGATCTTTCTGGCCAGGAAGGATGATCCAGCAG AGGGCATCACAGGATTGAGTTTGAGCACCTTTAGGGATAACTGGGGTCCTGAATATCAGAAAACGAACAATGCTGGAATCCCTGATCCTGAAGGGAAAGTAGAATGGAGTTTCAA TGCACTGGTTGGTCTCTTTTTTCCTGCTGTTACTGGAATTATGGCTGGTTCAAATCGATCAGCCTCCTTGAAGGATACTCAGCGGTCAATACCCATTGGGACACTTGCTGCAACTCTTACAACTACTGCCCTATATCTGATTTCTGTTCTATTTTTCGGGGCTCTGGCAACTAGAGAAAAGCTACTGACTGACAG GCTGCTTACAGCTACAATTGCTTGGCCTCTCCCTGCAATCGTGTACATTGGAATTATCCTTTCGACCTTAGGTGCAGCTCTCCAGAGCCTCACAGGCGCACCTCGCCTTCTCGCAGCAATAGCAAATGATGATATCCTGCCTATTCTCAATTACTTCAAGGTTGCAGAAGGGAGTGAACCTCATATTGCTACACTTTTTACTGCATTGCTCTGTATAGGGTGTGTCATAATTGGGAATCTGGATCTGATCACGCCAACCATAACCATGTTTTTCCTATTATGCTATGCGGGGGTGAACCTATCTTGCTTCCTCCTGGATCTTCTAGATGCACCCAGTTGGCGTCCACGGTGGAAGTTTCACCACTGGAGCCTCTCTTTGCTTGGAGCATCACTCTGCATTG TGATCATGTTCTTGATATCGTGGTCATTTACTGTTATTTCTCTGGCTCTTGCAAGCCTCATATATTACTACGTGAGCATTAAAGGAAAAGCTGGGGACTGGGGCGATGGTTTCAAAAGCGCCTATTTCCAACTTGCTCTCCGCAGTCTTCGATCTTTAGGAG CAAGCCAAGTGCATCCGAAGAATTGGTACCCGATTCCCCTTATTTTCTGCCGGCCCTGGGGAAAGCTTCCAGAAAATGTACCCTGCCATCCAAAGCTGGCAGACTTTGCAAATTGCATGAAAAAGAAAGGTAGGGGAATGTCCATCTTTGTCTCGATTCTCGACGGAGATTACCATGAATGTGCTGAAGATGCTAAAGCTGCTTGCAAGCAGCTTGATACTTACATAGACTACAAGAACTGTGAGGGAGTCGCAGAGATTGTTGTTGCCCCAAGCATGTCCGAAGGCTTCCGTGGGATTGTCCAGACCATGGGCCTGGGCAATCTCAAGCCCAATATTGTGGTCATGCGGTACCCAGAGATATGGCGTCGCGAGAACTTGACTGAAATACCTGCCACATTTGTGGGCATAATAAATGATTGCATTGTGGCTAACAAGGCGGTTGTTATTGTCAAGGGCCTTGATGAATGGCCGAACGAGTATCAAAGGCAGTACGGTACGATTGATTTGTACTGGATCGTGAAGGATGGTGGCCTCATGCTCCTCCTCTCCCAGCTCCTCCTCACAAAGGAGAGCTTCGAGAGTTGCAAGATCCAGGTCTTTTGCATCGCAGAGGAGGATTCAGATGCCGAGGGGCTCAAGGCCGATGTGAAAAAGTTCCTCTATGATCTCCGGATGCAAGCAGAAGTGATTGTCGTCTCGATGAAATCATGGGACCTGAAGGTGGAGGGTGGGTCCCAGAACGACGACTCGCTGGAAGCATTCACACAAGCTCAAGGCCGCATCACCGACTATCTCAATGAGATGAAGGAGGCTGCTCAGAGGGATGGGACTTCTTTGATGGCCGACGGGAAGCCCGTGGTGGTCAACGAACAACAGGTGGAGAAGTTCCTTTATACTACCCTTAAGTTGAATTCGACCATACTCAGATACTCGAGGATGGCTGCGGTGGTGCTAGTGAGCCTACCGCCTCCTCCATTGAATCATCCGGCATACTTTTACATGGAGTACATGGATCTGTTGGTGGAGAATGTTCCCAGGCTTTTGATGGTAAGAGGGTACCGAAGAGATGTCGTGACTTTGTTCACATAG
- the LOC115726616 gene encoding cation-chloride cotransporter 1 isoform X3 produces MDNGDIESGAEDEFPQQGRRKYRPVVAHDRAVLEMSSMDPGSSSSSSSLPRRDVPLRNIKVGQQANEGPDAKEEGSSPRHADVNGSQKESKLELFGFDSLVNILGLKSMTGEQIPAPSSPRDGEDVSITLGHRKTSDLKLGTMMGVFVPCLQNILGIIYYIRFSWIVGMGGIAESMLLVFFCGLCTFLTAISLSAIATNGAMKGGGPYYLIGRALGPEVGVSIGLCFFLGNAVAGSLYVLGAVETFLKALPAAGIFRETITKVNGTAVAQPIESPSSHDLQIYGIVVTVVLCFIVFGGVKMINRVAPAFLIPVLLSIFCIFVGIFLARKDDPAEGITGLSLSTFRDNWGPEYQKTNNAGIPDPEGKVEWSFNALVGLFFPAVTGIMAGSNRSASLKDTQRSIPIGTLAATLTTTALYLISVLFFGALATREKLLTDRLLTATIAWPLPAIVYIGIILSTLGAALQSLTGAPRLLAAIANDAILLPPGSSRCTQLASTVEVSPLEPLFAWSITLHCLIYYYVSIKGKAGDWGDGFKSAYFQLALRSLRSLGASQVHPKNWYPIPLIFCRPWGKLPENVPCHPKLADFANCMKKKGRGMSIFVSILDGDYHECAEDAKAACKQLDTYIDYKNCEGVAEIVVAPSMSEGFRGIVQTMGLGNLKPNIVVMRYPEIWRRENLTEIPATFVGIINDCIVANKAVVIVKGLDEWPNEYQRQYGTIDLYWIVKDGGLMLLLSQLLLTKESFESCKIQVFCIAEEDSDAEGLKADVKKFLYDLRMQAEVIVVSMKSWDLKVEGGSQNDDSLEAFTQAQGRITDYLNEMKEAAQRDGTSLMADGKPVVVNEQQVEKFLYTTLKLNSTILRYSRMAAVVLVSLPPPPLNHPAYFYMEYMDLLVENVPRLLMVRGYRRDVVTLFT; encoded by the exons ATGGACAATGGCGACATCGAGAGCGGCGCCGAGGACGAGTTCCCCCAGCAGGGGCGGAGGAAGTACAGGCCCGTGGTGGCTCACGACCGGGCGGTCCTCGAGATGTCGTCCATGGATCCtggatcttcttcttcctcctcgtctCTTCCCCGCCGCGACGTGCCTCTCAG GAATATTAAAGTTGGCCAACAAGCAAATGAGGGTCCAGATGCAAAGGAAGAAGGGTCATCTCCGAGGCATGCAGATGTTAATGGCTCTCAGAAAGAATCCAAGTTGGAACTGTTTGGTTTTGATTCCCTTGTGAATATTCTTGGTCTGAAGAG TATGACAGGGGAGCAAATTCCAGCACCTTCTAGTCCTAGAGATGGTGAAGATGTTTCCATCACTCTTGGTCATCGAAAG ACTTCGGACCTCAAACTGGGTACAATGATGGGTGTATTTGTCCCGTGCTTGCAGAATATTCTTGGAATTATTTATTATATCCGTTTTTCTTG GATTGTTGGTATGGGGGGCATAGCTGAGTCCATGTTGCTCGTATTCTTTTGTGGCTTGTGTACATTCTTGACTGCAATATCGCTGAGTGCCATTGCTACAAATGGTGCAATGAAG GGTGGGGGACCATACTATCTTATTGGTCGTGCTCTGGGTCCTGAAGTTGGAGTGAGTATTGGCCTATGCTTCTTCCTTGGGAATGCCGTTGCTGGATCTCT ATATGTATTGGGAGCTGTGGAAACTTTTTTAAAAGCCTTGCCAGCTGCTGGAATTTTTAGAG AGACCATCACAAAAGTTAATGGCACAGCAGTTGCACAGCCAATCGAGAGTCCTAGCTCCCATGATCTGCAGATTTATGGGATTGTTGTCACTGTAGTCCTATGTTTTATCGTCTTTGGTGGTGTGAAAATGATCAACCGGGTTGCACCTGCATTCCTAATTCCTGTCTTACTGTCAATTTTCTGCATTTTTGTTGGGATCTTTCTGGCCAGGAAGGATGATCCAGCAG AGGGCATCACAGGATTGAGTTTGAGCACCTTTAGGGATAACTGGGGTCCTGAATATCAGAAAACGAACAATGCTGGAATCCCTGATCCTGAAGGGAAAGTAGAATGGAGTTTCAA TGCACTGGTTGGTCTCTTTTTTCCTGCTGTTACTGGAATTATGGCTGGTTCAAATCGATCAGCCTCCTTGAAGGATACTCAGCGGTCAATACCCATTGGGACACTTGCTGCAACTCTTACAACTACTGCCCTATATCTGATTTCTGTTCTATTTTTCGGGGCTCTGGCAACTAGAGAAAAGCTACTGACTGACAG GCTGCTTACAGCTACAATTGCTTGGCCTCTCCCTGCAATCGTGTACATTGGAATTATCCTTTCGACCTTAGGTGCAGCTCTCCAGAGCCTCACAGGCGCACCTCGCCTTCTCGCAGCAATAGCAAATGATG CTATCTTGCTTCCTCCTGGATCTTCTAGATGCACCCAGTTGGCGTCCACGGTGGAAGTTTCACCACTGGAGCCTCTCTTTGCTTGGAGCATCACTCTGCATTG CCTCATATATTACTACGTGAGCATTAAAGGAAAAGCTGGGGACTGGGGCGATGGTTTCAAAAGCGCCTATTTCCAACTTGCTCTCCGCAGTCTTCGATCTTTAGGAG CAAGCCAAGTGCATCCGAAGAATTGGTACCCGATTCCCCTTATTTTCTGCCGGCCCTGGGGAAAGCTTCCAGAAAATGTACCCTGCCATCCAAAGCTGGCAGACTTTGCAAATTGCATGAAAAAGAAAGGTAGGGGAATGTCCATCTTTGTCTCGATTCTCGACGGAGATTACCATGAATGTGCTGAAGATGCTAAAGCTGCTTGCAAGCAGCTTGATACTTACATAGACTACAAGAACTGTGAGGGAGTCGCAGAGATTGTTGTTGCCCCAAGCATGTCCGAAGGCTTCCGTGGGATTGTCCAGACCATGGGCCTGGGCAATCTCAAGCCCAATATTGTGGTCATGCGGTACCCAGAGATATGGCGTCGCGAGAACTTGACTGAAATACCTGCCACATTTGTGGGCATAATAAATGATTGCATTGTGGCTAACAAGGCGGTTGTTATTGTCAAGGGCCTTGATGAATGGCCGAACGAGTATCAAAGGCAGTACGGTACGATTGATTTGTACTGGATCGTGAAGGATGGTGGCCTCATGCTCCTCCTCTCCCAGCTCCTCCTCACAAAGGAGAGCTTCGAGAGTTGCAAGATCCAGGTCTTTTGCATCGCAGAGGAGGATTCAGATGCCGAGGGGCTCAAGGCCGATGTGAAAAAGTTCCTCTATGATCTCCGGATGCAAGCAGAAGTGATTGTCGTCTCGATGAAATCATGGGACCTGAAGGTGGAGGGTGGGTCCCAGAACGACGACTCGCTGGAAGCATTCACACAAGCTCAAGGCCGCATCACCGACTATCTCAATGAGATGAAGGAGGCTGCTCAGAGGGATGGGACTTCTTTGATGGCCGACGGGAAGCCCGTGGTGGTCAACGAACAACAGGTGGAGAAGTTCCTTTATACTACCCTTAAGTTGAATTCGACCATACTCAGATACTCGAGGATGGCTGCGGTGGTGCTAGTGAGCCTACCGCCTCCTCCATTGAATCATCCGGCATACTTTTACATGGAGTACATGGATCTGTTGGTGGAGAATGTTCCCAGGCTTTTGATGGTAAGAGGGTACCGAAGAGATGTCGTGACTTTGTTCACATAG
- the LOC115726616 gene encoding cation-chloride cotransporter 1 isoform X2, giving the protein MATSRAAPRTSSPSRGGGSTGPWWLTTGRSSRCRPWILDLLLPPRLFPAATCLSGILKLANKQMRVQMQRKKGHLRGMQMLMALRKNPSWNCLTSDLKLGTMMGVFVPCLQNILGIIYYIRFSWIVGMGGIAESMLLVFFCGLCTFLTAISLSAIATNGAMKGGGPYYLIGRALGPEVGVSIGLCFFLGNAVAGSLYVLGAVETFLKALPAAGIFRETITKVNGTAVAQPIESPSSHDLQIYGIVVTVVLCFIVFGGVKMINRVAPAFLIPVLLSIFCIFVGIFLARKDDPAEGITGLSLSTFRDNWGPEYQKTNNAGIPDPEGKVEWSFNALVGLFFPAVTGIMAGSNRSASLKDTQRSIPIGTLAATLTTTALYLISVLFFGALATREKLLTDRLLTATIAWPLPAIVYIGIILSTLGAALQSLTGAPRLLAAIANDDILPILNYFKVAEGSEPHIATLFTALLCIGCVIIGNLDLITPTITMFFLLCYAGVNLSCFLLDLLDAPSWRPRWKFHHWSLSLLGASLCIVIMFLISWSFTVISLALASLIYYYVSIKGKAGDWGDGFKSAYFQLALRSLRSLGASQVHPKNWYPIPLIFCRPWGKLPENVPCHPKLADFANCMKKKGRGMSIFVSILDGDYHECAEDAKAACKQLDTYIDYKNCEGVAEIVVAPSMSEGFRGIVQTMGLGNLKPNIVVMRYPEIWRRENLTEIPATFVGIINDCIVANKAVVIVKGLDEWPNEYQRQYGTIDLYWIVKDGGLMLLLSQLLLTKESFESCKIQVFCIAEEDSDAEGLKADVKKFLYDLRMQAEVIVVSMKSWDLKVEGGSQNDDSLEAFTQAQGRITDYLNEMKEAAQRDGTSLMADGKPVVVNEQQVEKFLYTTLKLNSTILRYSRMAAVVLVSLPPPPLNHPAYFYMEYMDLLVENVPRLLMVRGYRRDVVTLFT; this is encoded by the exons ATGGCGACATCGAGAGCGGCGCCGAGGACGAGTTCCCCCAGCAGGGGCGGAGGAAGTACAGGCCCGTGGTGGCTCACGACCGGGCGGTCCTCGAGATGTCGTCCATGGATCCtggatcttcttcttcctcctcgtctCTTCCCCGCCGCGACGTGCCTCTCAG GAATATTAAAGTTGGCCAACAAGCAAATGAGGGTCCAGATGCAAAGGAAGAAGGGTCATCTCCGAGGCATGCAGATGTTAATGGCTCTCAGAAAGAATCCAAGTTGGAACTGTTTG ACTTCGGACCTCAAACTGGGTACAATGATGGGTGTATTTGTCCCGTGCTTGCAGAATATTCTTGGAATTATTTATTATATCCGTTTTTCTTG GATTGTTGGTATGGGGGGCATAGCTGAGTCCATGTTGCTCGTATTCTTTTGTGGCTTGTGTACATTCTTGACTGCAATATCGCTGAGTGCCATTGCTACAAATGGTGCAATGAAG GGTGGGGGACCATACTATCTTATTGGTCGTGCTCTGGGTCCTGAAGTTGGAGTGAGTATTGGCCTATGCTTCTTCCTTGGGAATGCCGTTGCTGGATCTCT ATATGTATTGGGAGCTGTGGAAACTTTTTTAAAAGCCTTGCCAGCTGCTGGAATTTTTAGAG AGACCATCACAAAAGTTAATGGCACAGCAGTTGCACAGCCAATCGAGAGTCCTAGCTCCCATGATCTGCAGATTTATGGGATTGTTGTCACTGTAGTCCTATGTTTTATCGTCTTTGGTGGTGTGAAAATGATCAACCGGGTTGCACCTGCATTCCTAATTCCTGTCTTACTGTCAATTTTCTGCATTTTTGTTGGGATCTTTCTGGCCAGGAAGGATGATCCAGCAG AGGGCATCACAGGATTGAGTTTGAGCACCTTTAGGGATAACTGGGGTCCTGAATATCAGAAAACGAACAATGCTGGAATCCCTGATCCTGAAGGGAAAGTAGAATGGAGTTTCAA TGCACTGGTTGGTCTCTTTTTTCCTGCTGTTACTGGAATTATGGCTGGTTCAAATCGATCAGCCTCCTTGAAGGATACTCAGCGGTCAATACCCATTGGGACACTTGCTGCAACTCTTACAACTACTGCCCTATATCTGATTTCTGTTCTATTTTTCGGGGCTCTGGCAACTAGAGAAAAGCTACTGACTGACAG GCTGCTTACAGCTACAATTGCTTGGCCTCTCCCTGCAATCGTGTACATTGGAATTATCCTTTCGACCTTAGGTGCAGCTCTCCAGAGCCTCACAGGCGCACCTCGCCTTCTCGCAGCAATAGCAAATGATGATATCCTGCCTATTCTCAATTACTTCAAGGTTGCAGAAGGGAGTGAACCTCATATTGCTACACTTTTTACTGCATTGCTCTGTATAGGGTGTGTCATAATTGGGAATCTGGATCTGATCACGCCAACCATAACCATGTTTTTCCTATTATGCTATGCGGGGGTGAACCTATCTTGCTTCCTCCTGGATCTTCTAGATGCACCCAGTTGGCGTCCACGGTGGAAGTTTCACCACTGGAGCCTCTCTTTGCTTGGAGCATCACTCTGCATTG TGATCATGTTCTTGATATCGTGGTCATTTACTGTTATTTCTCTGGCTCTTGCAAGCCTCATATATTACTACGTGAGCATTAAAGGAAAAGCTGGGGACTGGGGCGATGGTTTCAAAAGCGCCTATTTCCAACTTGCTCTCCGCAGTCTTCGATCTTTAGGAG CAAGCCAAGTGCATCCGAAGAATTGGTACCCGATTCCCCTTATTTTCTGCCGGCCCTGGGGAAAGCTTCCAGAAAATGTACCCTGCCATCCAAAGCTGGCAGACTTTGCAAATTGCATGAAAAAGAAAGGTAGGGGAATGTCCATCTTTGTCTCGATTCTCGACGGAGATTACCATGAATGTGCTGAAGATGCTAAAGCTGCTTGCAAGCAGCTTGATACTTACATAGACTACAAGAACTGTGAGGGAGTCGCAGAGATTGTTGTTGCCCCAAGCATGTCCGAAGGCTTCCGTGGGATTGTCCAGACCATGGGCCTGGGCAATCTCAAGCCCAATATTGTGGTCATGCGGTACCCAGAGATATGGCGTCGCGAGAACTTGACTGAAATACCTGCCACATTTGTGGGCATAATAAATGATTGCATTGTGGCTAACAAGGCGGTTGTTATTGTCAAGGGCCTTGATGAATGGCCGAACGAGTATCAAAGGCAGTACGGTACGATTGATTTGTACTGGATCGTGAAGGATGGTGGCCTCATGCTCCTCCTCTCCCAGCTCCTCCTCACAAAGGAGAGCTTCGAGAGTTGCAAGATCCAGGTCTTTTGCATCGCAGAGGAGGATTCAGATGCCGAGGGGCTCAAGGCCGATGTGAAAAAGTTCCTCTATGATCTCCGGATGCAAGCAGAAGTGATTGTCGTCTCGATGAAATCATGGGACCTGAAGGTGGAGGGTGGGTCCCAGAACGACGACTCGCTGGAAGCATTCACACAAGCTCAAGGCCGCATCACCGACTATCTCAATGAGATGAAGGAGGCTGCTCAGAGGGATGGGACTTCTTTGATGGCCGACGGGAAGCCCGTGGTGGTCAACGAACAACAGGTGGAGAAGTTCCTTTATACTACCCTTAAGTTGAATTCGACCATACTCAGATACTCGAGGATGGCTGCGGTGGTGCTAGTGAGCCTACCGCCTCCTCCATTGAATCATCCGGCATACTTTTACATGGAGTACATGGATCTGTTGGTGGAGAATGTTCCCAGGCTTTTGATGGTAAGAGGGTACCGAAGAGATGTCGTGACTTTGTTCACATAG